A region of the Nitrospirota bacterium genome:
ATCCTTGAGACAATGCCGGATGTAGCCACGAAGTTTCTTCTGACGATGGGGAGGAAACAGAGGGAGTTTGTCAAAAGGATTGAGGCAGCTCTGACGTCGAGGGTTGAGAAGAGGATAGCAAATACACTTTTAAAACTTGCCAGCATGATTGACACAGAGCAGGGAAAGAGCATCAACCTGCATCTGACGCGCAAGGATATCGCAAGCATGGTAGGAACAACAATCGAAACAACCATCAGGATGATGAGCAGACTCCAGAAGGAAGGGGTAATAGAGACCAGGAAGAACGGAATAACGATTCTGAAGCCGGACAGGCTACGGGAGATAAGCGGACAGGAAGACGATGATTGATATGATATATATCATTGTGCCTTTGCAGGCTGAGTGTTAAATTTTACAATGTAAGGAGGGAGTGAGATGACGGGAATAACGAGGGATATGACAGTAAATCAGGTCTTGAAGCTCTACCCTAAGAGTGTTGGCGTGTTCAGCAAATTCAACATTGATGCCTGTTGCGGCGGAAACAGGAGTCTTGAGCAGGCTGCTAAGGAAGATAAGGCTTCTCTGGATGAGCTGATGATGGCGCTTAAACAATGCACGCAGTAGTTAACAAAAGGAGGTGGCAAAATGTCAACAGGAACAAAGACCGTAGAACTTGATGTAAGGGTAATACCGCCAAGGGATAAACATCCAAAGATATTCCAGACATTTGACAGCCTGAAGTCCGGAGAGGTATTGCTGATTATAAATGATCACGACCCTGTACCGCTTAAATACCAGTTTGAGTTCGAGAGGCAGGGCAAGTATGGATGGAAATATATAGAGAACGGGCCTGAGATATGGAAGGTTGAAATAGAAAGGAAGTAACAGGAGATTGGACAGATGATCGAAAAATTGAAGAATATTCCAAAAGAAAAGATAGTGGATCTGGATGTCAGGCCGGAATTGGACGCCGGACGGGACCCGTTTAATCTTATTATTAAAACACTTGGCGGCATGAAAGATGACCAGGCGCTGCACCTGATAATTAATTTTGA
Encoded here:
- a CDS encoding DUF2249 domain-containing protein encodes the protein MSTGTKTVELDVRVIPPRDKHPKIFQTFDSLKSGEVLLIINDHDPVPLKYQFEFERQGKYGWKYIENGPEIWKVEIERK
- a CDS encoding Crp/Fnr family transcriptional regulator, translating into MTSKKEFLKNLPMFSTLSDKDIIRLSDMAKEFTYKNGEYVFYEGDSPDWFCIVKEGNIKAIKQAEDGKEIIMHMFKAGDTFGEVAVFDRRPYPASALTVGQTTIIKFHQTHCFEILETMPDVATKFLLTMGRKQREFVKRIEAALTSRVEKRIANTLLKLASMIDTEQGKSINLHLTRKDIASMVGTTIETTIRMMSRLQKEGVIETRKNGITILKPDRLREISGQEDDD
- a CDS encoding DUF542 domain-containing protein is translated as MTGITRDMTVNQVLKLYPKSVGVFSKFNIDACCGGNRSLEQAAKEDKASLDELMMALKQCTQ